A DNA window from Longimicrobiaceae bacterium contains the following coding sequences:
- a CDS encoding glycosyltransferase: MKVLYLVTAYPRHSADVITPWLVETIRRLGERGIGVEVLAPAYRGLSDQTVDGVRVHRFRYAPAAWETLTHDQTAPDRIRERPRFLGLVPGYVAAGSLAAARLARSGRFDLLHAFWPLPHGLLGLAAKRASGIPLVSTFFGVELTWMESQLPFLGPVLRRIVRGSDAVTTISTYTTERLRRLVPDARSTVIPFGATVEAPPEPPPASDPAAEGRPFELLFVGRLVERKGVHVLLDALARLDASVPLLLRVVGDGPEREALQARAERLGLGARVVFEGFVSSEELAQRFAACDAFVLPAVVDAKGDTEGLGVVLLEAMLNAKPVIASASGGIVDIVRDGRNGWLVPPGDAEALAAALRACMADPERRRRFGLQGREDVAAGFSWNAIVDRLAGLYHEVAAHPRV; encoded by the coding sequence GTGAAAGTCCTGTACCTCGTGACCGCCTACCCGCGCCATTCCGCGGACGTCATCACGCCGTGGCTGGTGGAGACGATCCGGCGCCTCGGGGAGCGCGGGATCGGCGTGGAGGTCCTCGCGCCGGCGTACCGCGGCCTATCCGACCAGACGGTGGACGGGGTTCGGGTGCACCGCTTCCGCTACGCCCCGGCGGCGTGGGAAACGCTCACGCACGACCAGACGGCGCCGGACCGGATCCGCGAGCGGCCGCGCTTCCTCGGCCTCGTCCCGGGGTACGTGGCCGCCGGCTCGCTGGCCGCCGCCCGCCTTGCCCGCTCCGGCCGCTTCGACCTGCTGCACGCCTTCTGGCCCCTTCCCCACGGCCTCCTCGGCCTGGCGGCGAAGCGCGCCTCCGGGATCCCGCTGGTCTCCACCTTCTTCGGGGTGGAGCTGACCTGGATGGAGTCGCAGCTCCCGTTCCTCGGCCCCGTCCTCCGGCGCATCGTGCGCGGCTCGGACGCGGTGACCACCATCTCCACCTACACGACGGAGCGGCTCCGGCGGCTGGTTCCGGACGCACGGTCGACGGTGATCCCCTTCGGTGCGACGGTGGAGGCCCCCCCGGAGCCGCCCCCCGCCTCCGACCCGGCCGCGGAGGGACGCCCCTTTGAGCTGCTGTTCGTGGGGCGGCTGGTGGAGCGGAAGGGCGTGCACGTGCTTCTGGACGCCCTGGCGCGACTGGACGCGTCGGTCCCGCTGCTGCTGCGGGTGGTCGGCGACGGCCCCGAGCGCGAAGCGCTGCAGGCGCGCGCCGAGCGGCTGGGGCTCGGCGCGCGGGTGGTATTCGAGGGGTTCGTCTCCAGCGAGGAGCTGGCGCAGCGATTCGCGGCCTGCGACGCCTTCGTGCTCCCGGCGGTGGTGGACGCCAAGGGGGACACGGAGGGGCTGGGCGTGGTGCTGCTGGAGGCCATGCTGAACGCGAAGCCGGTGATCGCCAGCGCGTCGGGGGGGATCGTGGACATCGTACGCGACGGCAGGAACGGGTGGCTCGTCCCGCCCGGGGACGCGGAGGCGCTCGCGGCGGCGCTGCGGGCCTGCATGGCGGACCCGGAGCGGCGGCGCCGCTTCGGTCTCCAGGGGCGTGAGGACGTGGCGGCGGGCTTTTCCTGGAACGCGATCGTCGACAGATTGGCGGGGCTGTACCACGAGGTCGCCGCGCACCCCCGGGTGTGA
- a CDS encoding polyprenol monophosphomannose synthase, which yields MQRVLVIVPTYNERENLPRLIPQILGKDPRLEILVVDDGSPDGTGELADEMAAEEPRVQVLHRSGKLGLGTAYIAGFRWGLERGYDALFEMDADFSHDPVHLPQFLEAIEHYDVVLGSRYLHGRVTVVNWPIGRLLLSYYANVYARFVTGLPIADATGGFKCFRRDVLAAIPLERVESNGYAFQIEMSFRAWKKGFRLGEIPIMFVDRDVGESKMSGRIVREAVWRVWRLRFLSIFGKL from the coding sequence GTGCAGCGCGTCCTCGTCATCGTCCCGACCTACAATGAGCGCGAGAACCTCCCCCGCCTCATCCCGCAGATCCTGGGAAAGGATCCCCGGCTGGAGATCCTGGTTGTGGACGACGGCTCCCCGGACGGCACCGGCGAACTCGCCGACGAGATGGCGGCGGAAGAGCCGCGCGTCCAGGTCCTTCACCGCAGCGGGAAGCTGGGGCTGGGCACAGCCTACATCGCGGGGTTCCGGTGGGGATTGGAGCGGGGGTACGACGCGCTCTTCGAGATGGACGCGGACTTCTCGCACGACCCGGTGCACCTCCCGCAGTTCCTGGAGGCCATCGAGCACTACGACGTGGTCCTCGGCTCCCGGTACCTGCACGGCCGGGTGACGGTAGTGAACTGGCCCATCGGCCGGCTCCTGCTCAGCTACTACGCCAACGTCTACGCGCGCTTCGTCACCGGCCTCCCCATCGCCGACGCCACGGGCGGCTTCAAGTGCTTCCGGCGCGACGTGCTCGCCGCGATCCCGCTGGAGCGCGTGGAGTCGAACGGCTACGCCTTCCAGATCGAGATGAGCTTCCGGGCGTGGAAGAAGGGCTTCCGGCTCGGCGAGATCCCCATCATGTTCGTGGACCGCGACGTCGGCGAGAGCAAGATGTCCGGCCGGATCGTGCGCGAGGCGGTGTGGCGCGTCTGGCGGCTGCGATTCCTTTCCATCTTCGGCAAGCTGTAG
- a CDS encoding HEAT repeat domain-containing protein, which produces MSDTPPEVRFVRALAAGILREGEGAAIAGSAALRDFLASEKSLVLEVQFTGFTRRGEQVGGVHPLLLRAAAQLIVLRVNRVGFTPEAEESDLRALFDALSRPAAEMPPRGVVEVLAAAAPRGVFLSTSSGEVYRPERHAPPEPPAAAAPGESAPAPAETPSYSSALDFVSGDSVVDLAEFEIVETRGDPVPAGGAGDPTPAAPPTAEHEEPPADDLYHFFRAAGAGRGDAAEADDLADSLRRSTAVMGFDGVVQSAVAAVPRLMDTGEEMRALALVEALAEEARRPDRSRVFRDSAEQGLRRAATDPVLNRLAELLERGGEVRERVLRTFLAVGGGAFPILETVAVRTGDAGLREAVFRAMLERDPTGARILDRAMSEPAARARAVLELAALPGVDATLTQRWLERAAKHPDATVRADVARHAARLDGRGGLRILLDLLGDADESVRRAAVRRLGERADPAAVPFLTRILNESGDEDLQLDVVAALGSIGSAEALPALTGILQKRQLFAGKRLQRLKVAAVAAVGRIPLPAARDVLASLASGKDAELATEAKRALTDG; this is translated from the coding sequence ATGTCCGACACGCCCCCCGAAGTCCGTTTCGTCCGCGCGCTGGCCGCGGGGATCCTCCGAGAGGGCGAGGGCGCAGCCATCGCCGGGAGCGCCGCGCTCCGCGACTTCCTGGCGAGCGAGAAGAGCCTCGTCCTAGAAGTGCAGTTCACCGGGTTCACGCGCCGCGGCGAGCAGGTGGGCGGGGTGCACCCGCTCCTCCTCCGCGCGGCGGCGCAGCTCATCGTGCTGCGGGTGAACCGCGTCGGCTTCACTCCGGAGGCGGAGGAGTCCGACCTGCGGGCTCTCTTCGACGCGCTGTCGCGCCCCGCCGCGGAGATGCCCCCCAGGGGCGTGGTCGAGGTCCTGGCCGCCGCGGCCCCGCGCGGCGTGTTCCTCAGCACCTCGTCCGGCGAGGTGTACCGCCCCGAGCGGCATGCCCCGCCCGAGCCGCCCGCGGCGGCCGCTCCCGGCGAGAGTGCACCGGCCCCGGCGGAGACGCCCTCGTACTCCAGTGCACTGGACTTCGTCAGCGGTGACAGCGTGGTCGATCTCGCGGAGTTCGAGATCGTGGAGACCCGCGGAGACCCGGTCCCCGCGGGCGGGGCGGGGGACCCGACGCCCGCCGCTCCCCCGACGGCGGAGCACGAAGAGCCGCCCGCAGACGACCTCTACCACTTCTTCCGGGCAGCCGGGGCCGGGCGCGGCGATGCGGCGGAGGCCGACGACCTGGCGGACTCGCTCCGGCGCTCGACGGCGGTCATGGGGTTCGACGGCGTGGTCCAGTCCGCGGTGGCAGCGGTTCCGCGCCTCATGGACACGGGAGAGGAGATGCGCGCGCTCGCCCTGGTGGAGGCCCTCGCCGAAGAAGCGCGGCGACCGGACCGGTCGCGGGTGTTCCGGGATTCGGCGGAGCAGGGGCTCCGCAGGGCCGCAACGGACCCGGTGCTCAACCGCCTCGCGGAGCTGCTGGAGCGGGGGGGAGAGGTGCGGGAGCGCGTCCTCCGCACCTTCCTGGCGGTGGGGGGCGGGGCCTTTCCGATCCTGGAGACCGTCGCCGTCCGGACGGGCGACGCCGGCCTGCGCGAAGCCGTCTTCCGCGCGATGCTTGAGAGGGACCCCACCGGTGCCCGCATCCTGGACCGGGCGATGAGCGAGCCGGCCGCCCGCGCACGCGCCGTCCTGGAGCTCGCCGCCCTCCCGGGGGTGGACGCGACGCTCACGCAGCGCTGGCTGGAGCGGGCCGCGAAGCACCCGGACGCGACGGTCCGCGCGGACGTCGCACGCCACGCGGCGAGGCTCGACGGCAGGGGCGGGCTGCGCATCCTCCTCGACCTCCTGGGTGACGCGGACGAATCCGTGCGCCGGGCCGCGGTGCGGCGCCTGGGGGAGCGGGCGGACCCGGCCGCCGTGCCATTCCTCACCCGGATCCTCAACGAGTCCGGCGACGAGGACCTCCAGCTCGATGTCGTCGCGGCGCTCGGGAGCATCGGATCCGCGGAGGCGCTCCCGGCGCTGACGGGGATCCTCCAGAAGCGGCAGCTCTTCGCCGGAAAGCGGCTGCAGCGCCTCAAAGTCGCGGCAGTCGCCGCCGTGGGGCGGATCCCGCTCCCGGCCGCGCGTGACGTGCTGGCCTCGCTTGCATCGGGCAAGGACGCCGAGCTGGCCACAGAAGCGAAGCGCGCCCTCACCGACGGGTAA
- a CDS encoding rhomboid family intramembrane serine protease, which yields MAYATNRFENPFGFTVTPWVKRLLIANVAVGILSLLLGLSGASGVVESALGLVPAEVWRRPWTIVTYMFVHAGFLHLLFNMLGLFFFGPPLEERWGGREFLKFYFIAGLGAALLSFITPHALIVGASGAIYGILMAYALYWPDNPVYIWGIFPVKVKWLVTGIVAITVLGALSSGKSGIAYLAHLGGLATGFLYLKSPWAPSAWGAVPRAGRKKSKATGGGLTFGWLKRDKTSRPPAAPTPQKPAGGTIRPKEEQQLLDDVDRILEKISARGLGSLTEEERKRLDEVSRRYRSN from the coding sequence ATGGCGTACGCAACCAACCGGTTCGAGAATCCGTTCGGCTTCACGGTGACCCCCTGGGTGAAGCGCCTCCTGATCGCCAACGTGGCGGTCGGGATCCTGTCGCTCCTCCTCGGGCTGTCCGGAGCGAGCGGCGTGGTCGAGAGCGCCCTCGGCCTGGTGCCGGCCGAGGTCTGGCGGAGGCCGTGGACGATCGTGACCTACATGTTCGTCCACGCGGGCTTCCTGCACCTCCTCTTCAACATGCTCGGCCTGTTCTTCTTCGGGCCGCCGCTGGAGGAACGGTGGGGAGGGCGAGAGTTCCTCAAGTTCTACTTCATCGCGGGGCTGGGCGCGGCGCTGCTGTCCTTCATCACGCCGCACGCGCTCATCGTCGGCGCGTCGGGAGCCATCTACGGCATCCTGATGGCGTACGCGCTGTACTGGCCGGACAACCCGGTGTACATCTGGGGGATCTTCCCGGTGAAGGTGAAGTGGCTGGTGACCGGCATCGTGGCGATCACCGTGCTGGGGGCGCTGTCGTCCGGCAAGTCGGGTATCGCGTACCTGGCGCACCTGGGCGGCCTGGCGACCGGGTTCCTCTACCTCAAGAGCCCGTGGGCCCCGAGCGCCTGGGGGGCGGTTCCCCGGGCCGGCAGGAAAAAGTCGAAGGCGACGGGCGGCGGACTGACGTTCGGCTGGCTGAAGCGGGACAAGACCTCCCGGCCGCCGGCGGCGCCCACGCCGCAGAAGCCCGCAGGAGGCACGATCCGCCCGAAGGAGGAGCAACAGCTCCTGGACGACGTGGATCGCATCCTGGAGAAGATTTCTGCGCGCGGTCTCGGCTCGCTCACCGAGGAGGAGCGGAAGAGGCTGGACGAGGTGAGTCGGCGGTACCGGTCGAACTGA
- a CDS encoding D-alanine--D-alanine ligase, protein MKIAVLMGGTSAEREVSLASGLGIVRALRERGHDVATVDTARGFVAEADEVQLLPEGVHASPPDDTQGTLRPIELAEVRELREAEVAFLALHGGAGEDGTIQALLGLIGIPYTGTGPLGSGIAMDKDVSKRLLRDAQVPTLSWRVARAPDFGYDPDTIEDFVGYPCIVKPSRQGSSVGLAVVNAPDELPAAVREASRYDSEVMIERFAKGRELTVGILGDQALPPVEIRPKKGIYDYHSKYTPGMTEYLCPAPLEEEIVAQMQAYALRAFRVLKLQGYARVDFILAKEQLFCLEANTLPGMTATSLLPKGAAAAGIPFPELCERIVRLAVSGAPR, encoded by the coding sequence ATGAAGATCGCCGTACTGATGGGGGGGACGAGCGCGGAGCGGGAGGTGTCGCTGGCGTCCGGGCTCGGGATCGTCCGGGCGCTGCGGGAGCGCGGGCACGATGTCGCGACGGTGGACACGGCGCGGGGCTTCGTCGCGGAGGCGGACGAGGTGCAGCTTCTCCCGGAAGGGGTGCACGCCTCGCCCCCGGACGACACCCAGGGGACGCTCCGCCCGATCGAGCTGGCGGAGGTGCGGGAGCTGCGCGAGGCGGAGGTGGCGTTCCTGGCGCTGCACGGCGGAGCGGGAGAGGACGGGACGATCCAGGCGCTCCTGGGGCTGATCGGGATCCCGTACACGGGCACGGGCCCGCTGGGGTCGGGGATCGCGATGGACAAGGACGTGTCCAAGCGCCTCCTTCGCGACGCGCAGGTTCCCACGCTCTCGTGGCGGGTGGCGCGCGCGCCGGACTTCGGCTACGATCCGGACACGATCGAGGACTTCGTCGGCTATCCGTGCATCGTGAAGCCGTCGCGGCAGGGGAGCAGCGTGGGGCTGGCGGTGGTGAACGCCCCGGACGAGCTGCCCGCCGCGGTGCGCGAGGCGTCGCGGTACGACTCCGAGGTGATGATCGAGCGCTTCGCGAAGGGGCGGGAGCTGACCGTGGGGATCCTGGGCGACCAGGCGCTCCCGCCGGTGGAGATCCGCCCCAAGAAGGGGATCTACGACTACCACTCCAAGTACACGCCGGGGATGACGGAGTACCTCTGCCCGGCGCCCCTGGAGGAGGAGATCGTCGCCCAGATGCAGGCGTACGCCCTCCGGGCGTTCCGGGTGCTGAAGCTGCAGGGGTACGCGCGGGTCGACTTCATCCTCGCCAAGGAGCAGCTCTTCTGCCTGGAGGCGAACACCCTTCCCGGGATGACGGCCACCAGCCTCCTCCCCAAGGGAGCGGCCGCGGCCGGCATCCCCTTCCCGGAGCTGTGCGAGCGGATCGTCCGCCTCGCGGTCTCCGGCGCGCCCCGCTAG
- the uvrC gene encoding excinuclease ABC subunit UvrC: protein MVQDALKSKLRHLPDRPGVYLMKDAAGELLYIGKAKSLRPRVRSYFSASQGHSLKTRELVRRIADFDTIVVGSEAEALILENNLIKENHPRFNINLRDDKTYPYIKVTVHEAFPRIWVTRRLERDGARYFGPYTDVRRMRQALELVKKLYTVRSCRYDLPRETPARPCLDYHIGRCRAPCVALQTETEYREMVEEIVDILGGHTRRAAERIRAQMHGAAEAMDFERAAELRDALASLEALEARQTVVDLEGSDRDVVGIARDGADGCGVVLRIREGKLLGRETQFLSNLDGEPDEEVLATFATRFYAQRSGMEGYDLPPEVFFPLDFEDRPVLEALLRERAGRPVRSHVPQRGEKVRLVELAEQNARHLLEEWKVLGSGAAIRAPDALYELQETLELDVVPRLIVCFDISHTQGSETVASAVVFENGEPAKGEYRKLRIKGEWGNDDFASMHEAVTRYFRRRVEEGKPLPELAVIDGGKGQLGAAVKALEALGLAQQRVVSLAKKEEEVFVPGRPASIRLPRRSPALRLLQRLRDEAHRFAVTYNRKLRTKRTVRSELSQIPGVGAARQRQLLERFGSFRALGQATEDEVASLPGFGPSLARKVLQHVRGEAGEGKGGGG, encoded by the coding sequence ATGGTCCAGGACGCCCTGAAGTCGAAGCTCCGCCACCTTCCCGACCGCCCCGGCGTATACCTGATGAAGGATGCCGCCGGGGAGCTGCTGTACATCGGGAAGGCCAAGTCGCTGCGCCCGCGGGTGCGGTCGTACTTCTCCGCGTCGCAGGGGCACTCGCTGAAGACCCGGGAGCTGGTGCGGCGGATCGCGGACTTCGACACCATCGTGGTGGGCTCCGAGGCGGAGGCGCTGATCCTCGAGAACAACCTCATCAAGGAGAACCACCCCCGCTTCAACATCAACCTCCGCGACGACAAGACCTACCCGTACATCAAGGTCACCGTCCACGAGGCGTTTCCCCGCATCTGGGTGACGCGGCGGTTGGAGCGGGACGGCGCCCGCTACTTCGGGCCGTACACCGACGTGCGCCGGATGCGGCAGGCGCTGGAGCTGGTGAAGAAGCTGTACACCGTCCGCTCGTGCCGCTACGACCTCCCCCGGGAGACGCCGGCGCGCCCCTGCCTGGACTACCACATCGGCCGCTGCAGGGCCCCCTGCGTCGCCCTGCAGACGGAGACGGAGTACCGGGAGATGGTGGAGGAGATCGTGGACATCCTGGGCGGGCACACCCGCCGCGCCGCGGAGCGGATCCGCGCGCAGATGCACGGGGCCGCGGAGGCGATGGACTTCGAGCGCGCGGCGGAGCTGCGCGACGCGCTCGCCTCGCTGGAGGCGCTGGAGGCCCGGCAGACGGTGGTGGACCTGGAGGGCTCGGACCGCGACGTGGTGGGGATCGCGCGCGATGGCGCGGACGGGTGCGGGGTGGTGCTCCGCATCCGCGAGGGGAAGCTGCTCGGCCGCGAGACGCAGTTCCTCAGCAACCTGGACGGCGAGCCGGACGAGGAGGTCCTCGCCACCTTCGCCACGCGCTTCTACGCGCAGCGGAGCGGGATGGAGGGGTACGACCTCCCGCCGGAGGTGTTCTTCCCTCTGGACTTCGAGGACCGTCCCGTGCTGGAGGCGCTGCTCCGCGAGCGCGCCGGGCGGCCGGTGCGCAGCCACGTCCCGCAGCGCGGCGAGAAGGTGCGGCTGGTAGAGCTGGCGGAGCAGAACGCGCGGCACCTCCTCGAGGAGTGGAAGGTTCTGGGGAGCGGCGCCGCCATCCGCGCGCCGGACGCCCTGTACGAGCTGCAGGAGACCCTTGAGCTGGACGTCGTGCCGCGGCTGATCGTCTGCTTCGACATCTCCCACACGCAGGGGAGCGAGACGGTGGCGTCCGCGGTGGTGTTCGAGAACGGCGAGCCGGCCAAGGGGGAGTACCGCAAGCTCCGGATCAAGGGCGAGTGGGGGAACGACGACTTCGCCTCCATGCACGAGGCGGTCACCCGTTACTTCCGCCGCCGCGTGGAGGAGGGGAAGCCGCTCCCCGAGCTGGCGGTCATCGACGGCGGCAAGGGGCAGCTCGGGGCCGCGGTGAAGGCGCTGGAAGCGCTCGGCCTGGCCCAGCAGCGGGTGGTCTCGCTGGCGAAGAAGGAGGAGGAGGTCTTCGTCCCCGGGCGGCCGGCCTCCATCCGCCTCCCGCGCCGCTCCCCGGCGCTCCGGCTCCTGCAGCGGCTCCGGGACGAGGCGCACCGCTTCGCCGTGACCTACAACCGAAAGCTCCGCACCAAGCGGACGGTGCGCTCGGAGCTGTCGCAGATCCCGGGCGTCGGTGCGGCGCGGCAGCGGCAACTCCTGGAGCGCTTCGGGTCGTTCCGCGCGCTCGGCCAGGCCACCGAGGACGAGGTGGCCTCACTCCCGGGCTTCGGGCCCTCGCTCGCGCGGAAGGTGCTGCAGCACGTCCGCGGCGAGGCGGGGGAGGGGAAGGGCGGCGGCGGCTGA